Proteins encoded by one window of Mercenaria mercenaria strain notata chromosome 4, MADL_Memer_1, whole genome shotgun sequence:
- the LOC123551298 gene encoding uncharacterized protein LOC123551298 — protein sequence MPKKVSSSLTMGSDEDYCQPCNHDSPRHPAHDCCTESREHLCKTFTIANKRHTFSRNHTIQDKNSIPQSISSASAYPTQPDKLCPKHKEVIRFYCHDHRALLCCRCVTHEHTGTLCKVDFIPHISGQVINSKEHQDILKAMDNIAEQCRKKSEDVKKITAKSNNSLTDVLADIKKFRREINQRLDELERQAEDAAKTIQKENDKNLKTVETTCNDVTKSLKTSSDTIKHLNTSKLAEQLFIELKIAEQMIKDYEKRVHDLEAYDVNEYNFKENEAISTLLDMERSLGTFAEKSLKQPCPPPPVEIKSRQTSHQGEICVQTSKDDDLLSSCIMGMTLLTPDLLIITDFNDNAVKMVDTISQSVTDQLQLENDPWDVTSVTSTELAVTVRNKQTIQFISVSSNKLEKKQTLKVDGECYGLSYCQGKLVVSFKNPAKLQILDTNGTILTTVKGENIFSRPTCVTSNTNSIYVSDRGMKTIIRINWQGEVIGSYGGMVLPGGTTLSDVGTVFVCDHGRKVIEEIAGDCSTGKVVLKDLNGPKAVCWCAETCKLYFSCDPDQDEDDHFLQVFKLS from the coding sequence ATGccaaaaaaagtttcatcatCATTAACTATGGGGTCTGACGAAGATTATTGCCAGCCTTGCAACCATGACAGTCCTCGACATCCTGCCCATGACTGTTGTACTGAGAGCAGGGAGCATCTATGTAAGACCTTTACTATAGCTAACAAGAGACATACCTTTTCAAGAAATCATACCATTCAAGATAAAAACAGCATCCCACAAAGCATTTCTTCTGCCTCTGCATATCCAACACAGCCTGACAAACTTTGCCCTAAACACAAAGAAGTCATCAGGTTCTACTGTCATGACCACAGAGCACTACTATGCTGTAGATGTGTTACACATGAACACACAGGTACATTATGCAAAGTCGACTTCATCCCACATATTTCTGGACAAGTCATAAACAGTAAAGAACATCAAGATATCTTGAAAGCAATGGATAACATAGCTGAGCAATGTCGCAAGAAATCAGAAGATGTGAAGAAAATTACTGCAAAGTCCAACAACTCTTTGACAGATGTATTGGCTGATATAAAGAAATTTCGGAGAGAAATAAACCAAAGACTAGATGAACTAGAAAGACAAGCAGAAGATGCAGCAAAGACAATCCAAAAAGAAAATGACAAGAACCTGAAGACAGTAGAAACAACTTGCAATGATGTAACAAAATCTCTGAAGACATCATCTGACACCATTAAACATCTCAACACATCCAAACTAGCAGAACAACTTTtcattgagctaaaaatagctgaGCAAATGATCAAAGATTATGAGAAACGTGTCCACGACCTAGAAGCATATGATGTCAATGAGTacaactttaaagaaaatgaagcAATATCAACCCTACTTGACATGGAGAGGTCACTGGGTACATTTGCAGAGAAATCATTAAAACAACCATGTCCTCCTCCACCTGTTGAGATAAAGTCCAGACAAACTTCACATCAGGGTGAAATCTGTGTCCAGACATCAAAAGATGACGACCTATTATCAAGCTGTATAATGGGAATGACTCTCCTCACTCCTGATCTACTTATCATCACTGACTTCAATGACAATGCTGTAAAAATGGTGGATACCATCAGTCAATCTGTAACTGATCAATTACAACTAGAAAATGATCCATGGGATGTCACCTCAGTTACCAGTACAGAACTTGCTGTCACTGTTCGTAACAAACAAACTATTCAGTTTATATCAGTCTCTTCAAACAAACTCGAGAAGAAACAAACTCTGAAGGTTGATGGAGAATGCTATGGTTTAAGTTACTGTCAGGGGAAACTTGTTGTGTCATTTAAGAACCCTGCAAAACTCCAAATTCTTGATACCAATGGTACTATACTGACAACAGTCAAGGGGGAAAATATTTTCAGCAGGCCAACATGTGTTACTTCTAACACTAATTCTATCTATGTATCTGACAGGGGAATGAAAACAATTATAAGGATAAACTGGCAGGGTGAGGTGATTGGTAGTTATGGTGGAATGGTTTTGCCTGGTGGTACAACACTGTCAGATGTGGGTACTGTTTTTGTGTGTGACCATGGCAGAAAAGTTATAGAAGAGATAGCAGGTGACTGTTCTACAGGAAAGGTTGTGTTGAAGGACCTCAATGGTCCCAAAGCTGTCTGCTGGTGTGCTGAAACATGTAAACTATACTTCAGCTGTGATCCTGATCAAGATGAAGATGACCACTTTCTTCAGGTCTTCAAGCTCTCATAA